The following are from one region of the Streptomyces fradiae genome:
- a CDS encoding TetR family transcriptional regulator translates to MRRAPVQQRSAERLARILDACAELLDETGYEQLSTRAVATRAGVPIGSVYRFFGNKRAMAAALAHRNLDSYAARISAGLAGLPAVDGRAVIDTVLDAYIAMKRTVPGFGLVDFGIPAAASGEPGTDEDPNHLVADRICGLLAAPLGRPADADLLRKVLVGVEATDALLRLAFRTDPAGDPALIAETRALLHAYLAPSLR, encoded by the coding sequence CTGCGCCGCGCGCCCGTCCAGCAGCGCAGCGCCGAGCGCCTCGCCCGGATCCTCGACGCCTGCGCCGAACTCCTCGACGAGACCGGCTACGAGCAGCTGAGCACCCGGGCCGTGGCCACCCGCGCCGGCGTCCCCATCGGCTCGGTCTACCGCTTCTTCGGCAACAAGCGGGCCATGGCCGCCGCCCTCGCCCACCGCAACCTCGACAGCTACGCCGCCCGCATCAGCGCCGGACTCGCCGGGCTCCCGGCCGTCGACGGGCGCGCCGTCATCGACACCGTCCTCGACGCGTACATCGCGATGAAGCGGACCGTCCCCGGCTTCGGCCTGGTCGACTTCGGGATCCCCGCCGCCGCGTCCGGCGAGCCCGGCACCGACGAGGACCCCAACCACCTCGTCGCCGACCGCATCTGCGGGCTGCTCGCCGCCCCGCTCGGCCGCCCCGCCGACGCGGACCTGCTGCGCAAGGTCCTGGTCGGCGTCGAGGCCACCGACGCGCTGCTCCGGCTCGCGTTCCGCACCGACCCGGCCGGCGACCCCGCGCTCATCGCCGAGACCCGCGCACTCCTGCACGCCTACCTCGCGCCCTCGCTGCGCTGA
- a CDS encoding CitMHS family transporter encodes MLTVLGFAMIATFLVLIMLKKMSPIAALVLIPALFCVAVGQGAQLGDYVIDGVGKLAPTAAMLMFAIVYFGVMIDVGLFDPIVRGILRFCKADPVRVVVGTAVLAAIVSLDGDGSTTFMITVSAMYPLYKRLGMSLVVMTGVAATANGVMNTLPWGGPTARAATALKLDAGDIFVPMIPALGVGLLFVFALAYVLGRRERKRIGYLSLDEVLVRDSETVLVTAGGGTAKSGTEAGAKTGSGAGTETGSGTGGDGFQGLDPHRATLRPRLYWFNAALTATLLVAMIMELLPIPVLFLLGAALALTVNYPDMAEQKARIAAHADNVLNVAGMVFAAAVFTGVLTGTGMVKHMADWLVGAIPEGMGPHMALVTGVLSIPLTYFMSNDGFYFGVVPVLAEAGAAHGVSPLEIARASLVGQALHMSSPLVPAVYVLVGMAKVEFGDHTRFTVKWAALTSLVVLAAGILFGII; translated from the coding sequence ATGCTGACCGTCCTCGGCTTCGCCATGATCGCGACCTTCCTGGTCCTGATCATGCTGAAGAAGATGTCGCCGATCGCGGCGCTCGTGCTCATTCCCGCGTTGTTCTGCGTCGCCGTGGGCCAGGGCGCCCAGCTGGGCGACTACGTCATCGACGGCGTCGGCAAGCTGGCGCCCACGGCCGCGATGCTGATGTTCGCGATCGTCTACTTCGGCGTGATGATCGACGTCGGCCTCTTCGACCCGATCGTCCGCGGCATCCTGCGCTTCTGCAAGGCCGACCCCGTGCGCGTGGTCGTCGGTACGGCGGTGCTCGCCGCGATCGTCTCGCTGGACGGCGACGGCTCGACCACCTTCATGATCACGGTCTCGGCGATGTATCCGCTCTACAAGCGGCTCGGCATGAGCCTGGTCGTCATGACCGGAGTCGCCGCCACCGCCAACGGCGTCATGAACACCCTCCCCTGGGGCGGCCCCACGGCCCGCGCCGCCACCGCGCTCAAGCTGGACGCCGGTGACATCTTCGTCCCGATGATCCCCGCGCTCGGCGTCGGACTGCTCTTCGTCTTCGCCCTCGCGTACGTCCTCGGCCGCCGCGAGCGCAAGCGCATCGGCTACCTCAGCCTGGACGAGGTCCTGGTCCGCGACTCCGAGACGGTCCTGGTCACGGCGGGCGGCGGCACCGCGAAGTCGGGTACGGAGGCAGGTGCGAAGACGGGCTCCGGCGCGGGTACGGAGACGGGCTCCGGCACCGGCGGGGACGGCTTCCAGGGGCTCGACCCGCACCGCGCGACCCTGCGCCCCAGGCTGTACTGGTTCAACGCCGCGCTGACCGCCACCCTGCTGGTCGCGATGATCATGGAACTGCTGCCGATCCCGGTGCTCTTCCTGCTCGGCGCCGCGCTCGCGCTCACCGTCAACTACCCCGACATGGCCGAGCAGAAGGCCCGGATCGCCGCCCACGCCGACAACGTCCTCAATGTCGCCGGCATGGTCTTCGCCGCCGCCGTCTTCACCGGTGTGCTCACCGGCACCGGCATGGTCAAGCACATGGCGGACTGGCTCGTCGGCGCCATCCCCGAGGGTATGGGCCCGCACATGGCGCTGGTCACCGGCGTGCTGAGCATCCCGCTCACCTACTTCATGTCCAACGACGGTTTCTACTTCGGCGTGGTGCCGGTGCTCGCCGAGGCCGGCGCGGCGCACGGAGTGTCCCCGCTGGAGATCGCCCGCGCCTCCCTGGTCGGCCAGGCGCTGCACATGTCCAGCCCGCTGGTGCCCGCGGTCTACGTGCTCGTCGGCATGGCGAAGGTGGAGTTCGGCGACCACACCCGGTTCACCGTGAAGTGGGCCGCGCTGACCTCGCTGGTGGTGCTCGCGGCGGGCATCCTCTTCGGGATCATCTAG
- a CDS encoding molybdopterin oxidoreductase family protein, with product MSTALRICPLCEATCGLTLTLDNGRVTGARGDRDDVFSEGFICPKGAAFPEVDADPDRLVRPLIRENGALREADWAEAFDLIAARLRPLIEEHGPNAVALVLGNPNVHTVAGALYPPLLIGALGTRNLYTASTLDQMPKHVSSGLLFGDAFAVPVPDLDRTDHLLMLGANPLDSNGSLCTAPDFPGRLKALRRRGGTLTVVDPRRTRTARLADRHLAIRPGADALFLAALAHTLFAEDLVRLGPLAEYVQGVEEVRDAVRDFSPEAVAAACDLDADTIRTTARELAAAPTAAVYGRMGSSTVAYGTLGNWLVDVLNVLTGNLDRPGGALFPLSATAPAPRPAGPGKGFALGRWRSRVSGHPEAKGELPLAALAEEIDTPGEGRVRAVVTIAGNPVLSAPDGDRLDAALGSLDFMVAVDPYLNETTRHADVVLPPPPPSRSAHFDFAFNGFAVRNQARYSRPVLPLEEGRMDECEIHARLILAVSGLHGAPPSAVDDLAIERTLAKAVTQEHSPLYGADPKEQARLLAGRTGPERRLDLMLRLGPYDLVLDDLLQAPHGIDLGPMKPRLPGLLKTRSGRIELLPAPIAADLPRLRAALEAVPEPDSVRLVGRRHLRSNNSWLHNIPSLNGGSNRCTLQVHPEDAERLGLTAGAPARVKGEGGELTAEVEITEAVRPGVVSLPHGWGHDRPGTRLGVAAARPGVNVNQLLDGSLLDPLSGTAVLNGFPVQLSPLL from the coding sequence ATGTCCACCGCCCTGCGCATCTGCCCCCTCTGCGAAGCGACCTGCGGGCTGACCCTCACCCTCGACAACGGCCGGGTCACCGGCGCCCGCGGCGACCGCGACGACGTCTTCAGCGAGGGCTTCATCTGTCCGAAGGGCGCCGCGTTCCCCGAAGTCGACGCCGACCCCGACCGGCTCGTCCGCCCGCTGATCCGCGAGAACGGCGCCCTGCGCGAGGCGGACTGGGCCGAGGCCTTCGACCTGATCGCCGCCCGCCTCCGCCCACTGATCGAGGAACACGGACCGAACGCAGTCGCCCTCGTCCTCGGCAACCCCAACGTCCACACCGTCGCCGGCGCCCTCTACCCGCCGCTCCTCATCGGCGCCCTGGGCACCCGCAACCTCTACACCGCCTCCACCCTCGACCAGATGCCCAAGCACGTCTCCAGCGGACTGCTGTTCGGCGACGCCTTCGCCGTCCCCGTACCCGACCTGGACCGCACCGACCACCTCCTGATGCTCGGCGCCAACCCCCTGGACTCCAACGGCAGTCTGTGCACCGCCCCCGACTTCCCCGGCCGGCTGAAGGCCCTGCGCCGGCGCGGCGGCACCCTCACCGTCGTCGACCCCCGGCGCACCCGCACCGCCCGTCTCGCCGACCGGCACCTCGCCATCCGCCCCGGCGCCGACGCCCTCTTCCTCGCCGCCCTCGCCCACACCCTCTTCGCCGAGGACCTGGTCCGCCTCGGCCCGCTCGCCGAGTACGTGCAGGGGGTCGAGGAAGTACGGGACGCGGTACGGGACTTCAGCCCCGAGGCGGTCGCCGCCGCATGCGACCTGGACGCGGACACCATCCGTACCACCGCCCGCGAACTCGCCGCCGCCCCGACCGCCGCCGTCTACGGCCGGATGGGCTCCTCCACCGTCGCGTACGGAACTCTCGGCAACTGGCTCGTCGACGTCCTCAACGTCCTCACCGGCAACCTCGACCGCCCCGGCGGTGCCCTCTTCCCGCTCTCCGCGACCGCCCCCGCGCCCCGCCCCGCCGGTCCGGGGAAGGGCTTCGCCCTCGGCCGCTGGCGGAGCCGGGTCTCCGGCCACCCCGAGGCCAAGGGCGAACTCCCGCTCGCCGCCCTCGCCGAGGAGATCGACACACCGGGGGAGGGGCGGGTGCGGGCGGTCGTCACCATCGCCGGCAACCCCGTCCTGTCCGCCCCCGACGGCGACCGCCTCGACGCCGCCCTGGGCTCCCTCGACTTCATGGTGGCCGTCGACCCGTACCTCAACGAGACCACCCGGCACGCCGACGTCGTCCTGCCCCCGCCGCCGCCCTCGCGCAGCGCGCACTTCGACTTCGCCTTCAACGGCTTCGCCGTCCGCAACCAGGCGCGCTACTCGCGGCCCGTTCTCCCCCTGGAGGAGGGGCGGATGGACGAGTGCGAGATCCACGCCCGGCTGATCCTCGCCGTCTCCGGCCTGCACGGAGCCCCGCCGTCCGCCGTCGACGACCTCGCGATCGAACGCACCCTGGCCAAGGCCGTGACGCAGGAGCACTCGCCGCTGTACGGCGCCGACCCCAAGGAGCAGGCACGACTTCTCGCGGGCCGTACCGGCCCGGAACGGCGGCTCGACCTGATGCTCCGGCTCGGCCCGTACGACCTGGTCCTCGACGACCTGCTGCAGGCCCCGCACGGCATCGACCTCGGGCCGATGAAGCCCCGGCTGCCCGGACTGCTCAAGACCCGCAGCGGACGGATCGAGCTGCTGCCCGCGCCGATCGCCGCCGACCTGCCGAGGCTGCGCGCCGCGCTGGAGGCCGTACCGGAGCCGGACTCCGTCCGGCTCGTCGGACGGCGCCACCTGCGCTCCAACAACAGCTGGCTGCACAACATTCCGTCCCTCAACGGCGGTTCGAACCGCTGCACCCTCCAGGTGCACCCGGAGGACGCCGAACGGCTCGGCCTCACCGCCGGCGCCCCCGCCCGCGTCAAGGGGGAGGGGGGCGAGCTGACCGCCGAGGTGGAGATCACCGAGGCGGTCCGCCCCGGTGTCGTGAGCCTGCCGCACGGCTGGGGCCACGACCGTCCCGGCACCCGGCTCGGTGTGGCCGCCGCACGCCCCGGGGTCAACGTCAACCAGCTGCTCGACGGCTCCCTGCTCGACCCCCTCTCGGGCACCGCCGTCCTGAACGGCTTTCCCGTGCAGCTGTCGCCACTGTTGTGA